In Prunus dulcis chromosome 1, ALMONDv2, whole genome shotgun sequence, the following are encoded in one genomic region:
- the LOC117614547 gene encoding protein PLASTID MOVEMENT IMPAIRED 1-RELATED 1-like, with translation MMLRKTESVSNSSAGNSNHGQLLRDIEEISKALYLHKPPPKVLLSPSNARSKSAGKTRFPESKSNLNSNPRLLREDLLHKDKKSSSVWNWKKPLKALTHIGNRKFSCCFYLHVHSIEGWPENFNNLSVCVHWKRKDEVVETRSSRVVEGIAEFDETLMHKCSVYGSRNGPNHSVKYEEKLFLIYVSVSGAPGLDIGKHWVDLTRLLPLTFEELEGEKSYGKWTTSFNLSGKAKGASLNVSLGFLVTRDKSVGVSVNPNIPELINTEQRRSSSLDSGATMLRRVGSVPSSVSPRPAFSSQSLDLKVCREVLLTGGLELSKSINFLCQALDEANLSSATESDAEHVSPLKPKPDLDLLAAEKNEEYEDDDTEFNIVEVGTEMCEQLNSDQVPGHANDESAVEMIYVDEIIKDYNVDLDEKTMVITKDSCDSYVDEVAMDDSKHEMDSICTEGSTMEKVDSASHFQFISESADLDLPFVSGEFFEGKKHMELKSTYKASKTGKKSLSLDDVTESVSNDFLSILWMDCCMSSDGDAESPRECLLREFEKDTLASGNLFFNSDWDEEQPEIGSSVSPGSDFGDCFENSDLSLIIQAAEEEHKRASELLKRRKAKILEGLETEALMREWGLNEKDFQNSPRICSGGFGSPIELPLEEPLLPPLEEGFGPYVRMKGGGFLQSMNPSLLKNAKNGANLVIQISNPVVIPPKLGYDVMEIMQHLALVGIDKLREWVNQLLPLEDITGKTIQQVAWEAAPNTVVSERFEQILYGGRQDEGFPSSWSCNNLRSELGGSEMGSDSVSLEYVAPLAMAKIEALSLEGLRIQSHVSNGEAPSSVFPQSGGKMPAIGGKSANHGEVLRSGGVGGLQLCDFGDFDDDVDELMALSLSLEEWLRLDAKIIGDEDYSREQILKILAAHHAKCSDLVGGRLTRDIHCNDVSGSKCGLLGNNLTIALMVQLRDPFRNYEPVGVPMLALIQVERFLAPLMPKVSSALLNSSKENEHDEPVFEDIGDKKERETNEGDEGGNPQFKIIDVHLAGVDATPGNRQLWGTTTQLQSGSRWLLGSGMGKPISFPLSSSTAIVRSSPLVSAKQRRDALWSISSHSQGTGATWWDSIAPHIRNPNVIFPKETIKPHVNM, from the exons ATGATGTTGCGCAAAACTGAGTCTGTGAGCAACAGCAGTGCTGGGAATTCCAACCATGGTCAATTGCTGCGTGACATTGAGGAAATAAGCAAAGCCCTTTACTTGCATAAACCCCCTCCAAAGGTTTTGCTTTCCCCTTCTAATGCACGATCCAAATCTGCTGGAAAAACCCGTTTTCCGGAATcgaaatcaaatttgaattcaaaccCAAGATTACTCAGGGAGGATTTGTTGCATAAGGACAAGAAATCATCTTCAGTATGGAACTGGAAGAAACCCTTAAAGGCTCTCACTCATATTGGGAATCGGAAATTCAGTTGTTGTTTTTACCTTCATGTCCATTCAATTGAAGGGTGGCcagaaaatttcaacaatcTTAGTGTATGTGTGCATTGGAAGAGAAAGGATGAGGTGGTAGAGACTCGATCTTCGAGGGTAGTAGAGGGCATAGCTGAATTTGATGAAACTTTGATGCACAAGTGTTCTGTGTATGGAAGTAGGAATGGCCCTAACCATTCGGTTAAGTATGAGGAGAAGCTTTTCTTGATCTACGTTTCTGTGAGTGGGGCACCAGGGCTTGATATTGGGAAGCATTGGGTGGATCTTACGAGACTGTTACCACTTACTTTTGAGGAGTTAGAAGGGGAAAAGAGTTATGGTAAATGGACAACAAGCTTTAACCTTTCAGGCAAAGCTAAAGGTGCTAGTTTAAATGTTAGTTTGGGGTTTTTGGTGACGCGGGATAAGTCAGTTGGTGTGAGCGTTAATCCTAATATTCCTGAGCTTATAAACACGGAGCAGAGAAGGTCAAGTTCTTTGGATAGTGGGGCTACGATGCTTCGGCGAGTTGGGAGTGTGCCAAGTAGTGTAAGCCCCAGGCCTGCCTTCTCATCCCAGTCTCTTGATTTGAAGGTCTGTCGAGAAGTATTACTGACGGGAGGGTTGGAGCTCTCGAagtcaattaattttttatgtcaGGCACTTGATGAGGCGAACTTGAGTAGTGCGACGGAGTCAGATGCTGAACATGTGTCGCCACTCAAACCTAAGCCTGATCTGGACCTTTTGGCTgctgaaaaaaatgaagaatatgAGGATGATGACACTGAATTTAACATTGTAGAAGTGGGGACAGAAATGTGTGAACAGTTGAATTCTGATCAAGTTCCTGGTCATGCTAATGATGAGTCTGCTGTTGAAATGATCTATGTGGATGAGATCATTAAGGATTATAACGTAGACCTCGATGAGAAGACTATGGTTATTACAAAGGATTCCTGTGATAGTTATGTGGATGAGGTTGCGATGGATGACAGCAAACATGAAATGGATAGCATATGCACCGAAGGATCAACCATGGAAAAAGTGGATTCTGCTTCTCATTTTCAGTTCATTTCAGAATCAGCAGATTTGGATCTTCCATTTGTTTCAGGAGAGTTTTTTGAGGGAAAAAAACACATGGAGCTTAAGTCGACTTACAAAGCAAGTAAAACAGGTAAGAAGTCACTTAGCTTGGATGATGTTACTGAATCTGTCTCAAATGATTTCTTAAGCATACTGTGGATGGACTGTTGCATGAGTTCTGATGGTGATGCCGAGTCTCCTAGAGAATGTCTTTTAAGAGAGTTTGAGAAAGATACTCTGGCTTCAGGaaacttatttttcaattcTGATTGGGACGAAGAACAGCCTGAAATTGGATCCTCTGTTTCACCAGGTTCTGATTTTGGAGATTGTTTTGAGAATTCTGATTTGTCTTTGATTATCCAAGCTGCTGAAGAGGAGCACAAGAGAGCAAGTGAGCTATTAAAGAGAAGGAAGGCAAAAATTCTTGAAGGCTTGGAGACTGAAGCTTTGATGCGAGAATGGGGATTAAATGAAAAAGACTTTCAGAATTCTCCCCGTATCTGCTCTGGGGGATTTGGTAGTCCAATTGAGCTCCCCCTTGAAGAGCCACTCCTACCTCCACTTGAAGAAGGCTTTGGTCCTTATGTTCGGATGAAGGGTGGAGGCTTTTTGCAGTCTATGAATCCATCACTTTTGAAAAATGCTAAAAATGGTGCGAACTTGGTCATTCAAATTTCTAATCCAGTTGTCATACCACCAAAATTGGGTTATGATGTTATGGAGATAATGCAGCATCTGGCATTGGTTGGAATTGATAAACTGCGTGAGTGGGTTAATCAATTACTGCCGTTGGAAGATATTACTGGGAAGACAATACAACAAGTTGCATGGGAGGCAGCCCCAAACACAGTGGTGTCTGAGAG GTTTGAGCAGATTTTATATGGTGGGAGACAGGATGAAGGATTTCCATCTAGTTGGAGTTGTAATAACCTGAGATCAGAATTGGGAGGAAGTGAGATGGGATCAGACTCTGTATCTCTAGAATATGTCGCTCCTTTGGCTATGGCGAAAATTGAAGCCCTCTCGCTGGAAGGGTTAAGAATACAGTCCCACGTGTCAAATGGAGAGGCACCTTCAAGTGTATTTCCTCAGTCTGGTGGGAAAATGCCAGCAATTGGAGGGAAGAGTGCCAATCATGGCGAGGTTCTCAGGTCAGGAGGAGTTGGAGGGTTGCAACTATGCGATTTTGGAGACTTTGATGATGACGTTGACGAATTAATGGCTCTATCTCTATCACTGGAAGAGTGGTTGAGGCTAGATGCTAAAATCATTGGGGATGAAGATTACAGCAGAGAACAAATATTGAAAATCCTTGCTGCCCATCATGCCAAGTGCTCAGATTTGGTCGGTGGAAGGTTGACACGAGACATACACTGCAATGATGTATCTGGTAGCAAGTGTGGACTTTTGGGGAACAACCTCACAATTGCTCTCATGGTGCAGCTTAGAGATCCCTTTCGAAACTATGAACCTGTGGGCGTGCCAATGCTTGCTCTAATCCAAGTGGAGAGATTTTTAGCCCCTTTAATGCCAAAAGTGTCTAGTGCGCTGTTAAACAGTAGCAAGGAGAATGAACACGATGAGCCAGTGTTTGAGGATATTGGTgacaagaaagaaagggagaCAAATGAAGGAGATGAAGGAGGCAATCCTCAGTTTAAAATCATTGACGTTCATCTTGCAGGAGTGGATGCTACTCCTGGCAACAGGCAGCTTTGGGGTACCACAACACAGCTGCAGTCCGGGTCGCGATGGTTGCTTGGCAGTGGCATGGGTAAGCCCATTAGTTTTCCACTTTCGAGCTCAACTGCCATTGTAAGATCATCCCCACTGGTTTCGGCAAAGCAGCGTAGAGATGCTTTATGGAGCATTTCCTCTCATTCTCAAGGAACGGGAGCTACCTGGTGGGATTCGATAGCTCCTCATATTCGAAACCCCAACGTCATATTTCCAAAGGAAACCATCAAACCACACGTAAACATGTAG
- the LOC117627452 gene encoding (S)-coclaurine N-methyltransferase, whose translation MNRIMQLPYDATVRFALSSLERNLLPDAVVRRLTRLLLASRLRSGYKPTSELQLSDLLQFVQSLKEMPIAIKTDDPKAQHYEVPTSFFKIVLGKNLKYSCCYFTDGSSTLEEAEKAMLELYCERSQIKNGHTVLDVGCGWGSLSLYIAQKYSNCKVTGICNSTTQKAFIEEQCRNLQLQNLEIIVADVSTFAMGASYDRIFSIEMFEHMKNYKDLLKKISGWMKQDGLLFVHHFCHKAFAYHFEDKSEDDWITRYFFSGGTMPSANLLLYFQDDVTIVNHWLVNGKHYTQTSEEWLKRMDQNVASIKPIMESTYGKDSAVKWTVYWRTFFISVAELFGYNNGEEWMVAHFLFKKK comes from the exons ATGAACCGGATAATGCAACTACCGTACGATGCTACGGTCCGGTTCGCGCTATCTTCGCTGGAGCGAAATTTGCTACCGGATGCGGTTGTACGGAGGCTGACCCGCCTGCTCCTAGCAAGTCGTCTTCGATCCGGTTACAAGCCTACCTCTGAGCTCCAACTCTCTGACCTCCTCCAGTTCGTACAGT CGCTGAAGGAGATGCCCATAGCCATAAAGACTGATGACCCGAAAGCTCAACATTATGAAGTGCCCACatcttttttcaaaatagtGCTTGGAAAAAATCTCAAATACAG TTGTTGTTACTTCACTGATGGGTCAAGCACCCTGGAGGAAGCTGAGAAGGCAATGCTGGAGCTTTACTGTGAAAGGTCACAGATCAAAAATGGTCACACTGTTCTTGATGTTGGGTGTGGCTGGGGATCTTTGTCTTTATACATTGCTCAGAAATATAGCAACTGTAAGGTTACAGGGATTTGCAATTCAACAACACAAAAGGCTTTCATAGAAGAGCAATGCCG GAATCTTCAGCTGCAGAATTTAGAGATCATAGTCGCAGATGTCAGCACATTTGCGATGGGAGCATCCTATGACCGAATATTTTCTATCGAAATGTTCGAG CATATGAAGAACTACAAGGATCTTCTGAAGAAGATTTCCGGGTGGATGAAACAGGATGGCCTTCTGTTTGTTCATCATTTCTGCCACAAAGCATTTGCTTACCATTTTGAG GACAAAAGTGAAGATGACTGGATTACTAGGTATTTCTTCAGTGGGGGCACAATGCCTTCAGCAAATCTACTACTTTATTTCCAG gatGATGTTACCATTGTCAATCATTGGCTTGTTAATGGGAAACACTATACACAGACAAG TGAAGAGTGGCTTAAGAGAATGGACCAGAATGTGGCTTCCATAAAACCAATTATGGAGTCAACTTATGGAAAGGATTCGGCTGTGAAGTGGACCGTATATTGGAGAACATTCTTCATTTCCGTTGCAGAACTCTTTGGGTATAACAATGGAGAAGAGTGGATGGTTGCTCATTTCCTATTCAAGAAGAAATGA
- the LOC117627461 gene encoding uncharacterized protein At4g33100 has protein sequence MGILTDSQNKRSPSSSSTSPCANLRAAYHNCFSRWYSEKFVKGQWDKEECVSEWQKYKACLSQHLEDKQLSRFLEAEGPVSSTIEVASSRTTKTDGAPTGSSQ, from the exons ATGGGGATCCTCACAGACTCACAGAACAAGAGAAgcccctcttcttcttcaacatcaCCCTGTGCTAATCTCAGAGCTGCTTACCACAATTGTTTCAGCAG GTGGTATTCAGAGAAGTTTGTAAAGGGTCAATGGGACAAAGAAGAATGCGTTTCAGAATGGCAGAAATACAAAGCTTGCCTCTCT CAACATTTGGAAGATAAACAGTTGAGTCGCTTCTTGGAGGCTGAAGGGCCTGTGAGCTCCACCATTGAAGTTGCTTCCTCCAGAACAACCAAAACCGATGGCGCTCCGACTGGTTCTTCTCAGTAG
- the LOC117627408 gene encoding aminopeptidase M1 has protein sequence MEQFKGQPRLPKFAVPKRYELRLKPDLTTCKFSGSVSVELDIVADTQFIVLNAAELSVDAGSVSFTHGDSSKVFKPSKVEVFQEDGILVLEFGETLPIGPGVLAIGFEGILNDNMKGFYRSTYEHNGEKKNMAVTQFEPVDARRCFPCWDEPAWKATFKITLDDVPSELVALSNMSILEEKVDGHLKTVSYLESPIMSTYLVAVVIGLFDYVEDHTSDGVKVRVYCQVGKANQGKFALYVAVKTLELYKEYFAVPYSLPKLDMVAIPDFSAGAMENYGLVTYRETALLFDEQNSAAANKQRVATVVAHELAHQWFGNLVTMEWWTHLWLNEGFATWVSYLATDSLFPEWKIWTQFLAELTEGLKLDGLEESHPIEVEINHAAEVDEIFDAISYRKGASVIRMLQSYLGAEVFQRSLASYIKKHASSNAKTEDLWAALEEGSGEPVNKLMNSWTKQKGYPVISVKVKDKKLEFDQTQFYSSGSQGDGQWIVPITLCCGSYDARKSFLLQSKSETLDIKEFLGCSVATGCGSASNKNNAVCSWIKVNVDQTGFYRVKYEEELAAALRNAIEKKHLSSTDRFGILDDSFALSMARQQSFASLLTLLSAYREELDYTVLSNLITISYKLARIAADAVPELLDLINQFFIGLLQYSAEKLGWQPKPGENHLDAMLRGDILTALAVFGHDQTIDEASRRFHAFLDDRNTPLLPPDIRRAAYVAVMQRASASNRSGYESLLRVYRETDLSQEKTRILGSLASCPDPNITLEVLNFLLTPEVRSQDAVYGLAVSSEGRETAWMWLKANWEYISKTWGSGFLITRFVSAIVSSFASFEKVKEIDEFFKAHPNPSTTRTLKQSIERVQINAKWVESVKREKNLADAVKELAYRKY, from the exons ATGGAGCAGTTCAAGGGTCAGCCTCGCCTTCCGAAATTCGCCGTCCCGAAACGATACGAATTACGGCTCAAACCGGACCTCACGACTTGCAAATTCAGCGGCTCCGTCTCCGTCGAGCTCGATATCGTTGCCGATACCCAATTTATCGTCCTCAACGCCGCCGAGCTCTCCGTCGATGCCGGTTCCGTGTCCTTCACTCATGGAGACTCTTCCAAG GTTTTCAAGCCTTCAAAAGTTGAGGTATTCCAAGAAGACgggattttggttttggagtttGGGGAGACTCTTCCGATTGGGCCAGGAGTTTTGGCTATTGGGTTTGAAGGAATTTTGAATGACAATATGAAAGGCTTCTATAGGAG TACATATGAGCATAATGGcgagaagaaaaatatggcAGTTACACAGTTTGAACCGGTTGATGCCAGGCGGTGCTTTCCATGTTGGGATGAACCTGCTTGGAAg GCTACATTCAAGATTACATTGGATGATGTTCCGTCTGAATTAGTAGCTCTTTCCAACATGTCGATTCTAGAAGAAAAAGTGGATGGACATCTGAAGACAGTTTCATATCTTGAATCACCAATTATGTCTACATATTTGGTGGCTGTTGTTATTGGATTGTTTGATTATGTTGAAGATCATACATCTGATG GGGTCAAAGTGCGGGTATATTGTCAAGTTGGCAAGGCAAACCAAGGGAAGTTTGCTTTGTATGTTGCTGTCAAGACACTTGAGTTGTACAAAGA ATACTTTGCTGTGCCATACTCTTTGCCCAAATTGGATATGGTTGCAATCCCTGATTTTTCTGCTGGTGCCATGGAGAATTATGGTTTAGTTACATACCGAGAAACAGCTTTGCTCTTTGATGAACAGAATTCTGCAGCTGCTAACAAGCAAAGG GTTGCAACTGTCGTGGCACATGAACTGGCACACCAGTGGTTTGGAAATCTCGTCACGATGGAATGGTGGACACATTTATGGCTCAACGAGGGATTTGCAACATGG GTGAGCTATTTAGCTACTGATAGCTTGTTTCCAGAATGGAAAATATGGACTCAGTTTCTTGCTGAACTCACTGAGGGTCTTAAGCTGGATGGGCTTGAAGAATCTCACCCCATTGAG GTGGAGATTAATCATGCCGCCGAGGTTGATGAAATATTTGATGCCATAAGTTACAGAAAAGGTGCTTCTGTTATTCGGATGCTACAAAGCTATCTTGGCGCTGAAGTCTTCCAG AGGTCACTTgcttcatatataaaaaagcaTGCTTCCTCAAATGCAAAGACAGAAGATTTATGGGCTGCTCTTGAGGAGGGATCTGGTGAACCTGTGAACAAGCTAATGAATTCATGGACCAAGCAAAAGGGTTACCCGGTTATTTCTGTCAAAGTCAAAGATAAAAAATTGGAGTTTGATCAG ACACAATTCTACTCAAGCGGTTCCCAAGGTGATGGGCAATGGATTGTGCCAATAACATTATGCTGTGGCTCATATGATGCACGCAAGAGTTTCCTATTACAATCGAAGTCTGAAACTCTTGACATAAAGGAATTTCTGGGTTGCTCAGTAGCAACTGGATGTGGAAGCGCAAGCAATAAAAACAATGCAGTATGCAGTTGGATAAAAGTCAATGTGGATCAGACTGGTTTTTACCGGGTTAAATATGAGGAGGAACTTGCAGCTGCACTTAGAAATGCTATAGAAAAGAAACACTTGTCTTCAACTGACAGATTTG GAATTTTGGATGATTCGTTTGCCCTCTCTATGGCTCGCCAGCAGTCCTTTGCTTCATTGCTTACCTTGTTGAGTGCTTACAGAGAGGAACTTGACTATACAGTGCTGTCAAATTTGATAACT ATAAGTTATAAGTTGGCAAGAATTGCAGCTGATGCTGTACCCGAGCTACTGGATCTCATCAATCAATTCTTTATTGGCCTTCTCCAGTATTCTGCAGA gAAGCTCGGTTGGCAGCCTAAACCCGGTGAGAACCATTTAGATGCAATGTTGAGAGGAGACATTTTGACTGCCCTTGCTGTGTTTGGACATGACCAGACGATAGATGAAGCAAGTAGGCGTTTTCATGcctttttggatgacagaaaCACACCCCTCCTTCCTCCTGACATAAGAAGG GCAGCATATGTGGCTGTAATGCAAAGAGCAAGCGCATCTAACCGATCAGGCTATGAATCTCTTCTTAGAGTTTACAGAGAGACTGATCTAAGCCAGGAGAAAACTCGCATTCTAG GTTCATTAGCATCTTGTCCTGATCCCAACATAACGCTGGAAGTTCTCAACTTTTTGTTGACTCCTGAG GTTCGCAGTCAGGATGCTGTCTATGGACTTGCTGTTAGTAGTGAAGGGCGGGAAACCGCTTGGATGTGGCTGAAG GCTAATTGGGAATACATCTCAAAGACCTGGGGTTCTGGATTTCTAATTACTCGCTTTGTCAGTGCTATTGTATCATCG TTTGCTTCATTTGAGAAGGTTAAGGAAATAGACGAGTTCTTCAAAGCACACCCTAACCCATCCACAACTAGAACCTTGAAGCAGAGCATTGAGCGGGTGCAGATTAACGCCAAGTGGGTGGAGAGTGTTAAGAGGGAGAAAAATCTTGCCGATGCCGTGAAGGAGTTGGCATACAGGAAATACTAG